In the genome of Cheilinus undulatus linkage group 6, ASM1832078v1, whole genome shotgun sequence, one region contains:
- the eloal gene encoding elongin A, like isoform X1: MMACSSDVVKKVMRFKLQLTDTAESATVVKILQKLKNLEITLDILAETGIGKTVNSLRRHEQAGEFAKSLVRGWKRLIPKESTSQTEGGEALKSLSIKEKPDEDKCPYNGSLTVEDFNNNYLAQHDECVDSPDEDVFKKSHRKAKKQKTPKDQDGCQKEVLEKVEFKEDDMDDSDVSRKKKINKSDRKSRSSDSLSGNRSSDDNHHKSRFHSREKIKRSSESGIFESEKRSNKKLKTSDKSSKEGRHSFSSDSDDKHSKALRRASAKDCKYPEIMRHSEVQNHNRKRKRKGKEKHRTKVSDLVEHKNEKHKEEESESEQPSMSFESYLNYDVNICKRKEKPAVKKTAQKCKTAIKKEEIKVSDIKSAEMDSAVAFPKQESFMDLINVPLPAVLPECEKPSCMDYYEKKVEKEPDLCDEESAGFTGQRLNKKMQVYSGNKTVFLPAMMSLHQQCIRTLQNNINLLYDTGGVPFDILEPVLERCTPEQLLRIEECNPIYVGETDNLWGKHCQRDFKDSRLLEYESWKEMYMRLSEEREIKLQRLTKSIVSSQSKKPKGRQVKMAFIHTVAKPPRDVRIQQEIHGTAVQQPQQLRCSVKTQDSRPRMICDEPSRTSSTSSGTGNTQDPRKKSRVAPMMAKSLKAFKKQLGRR; encoded by the exons ATGATGGCCTGCAGCTCTGATGTGGTGAAGAAAGTCATGAGGTTCAAACTTCAGCTCACAGACACAGCAGAGTCTGCCACG GTTGTAAAAATTTTGCAGAAACTCAAAAATCTGGAAATCACATTAGACATTCTTGCA GAAACTGGAATTGGCAAAACGGTTAACTCTTTACGAAGACATGAACAAGCAGGAGAATTTGCAAAGTCGCTTGTGAGAGGCTGGAAAAGATTGATCCCTAAAGAATCCACAAG CCAAACAGAGGGTGGAGAGGCGTTGAAGAGTTTGTCTATCAAAGAAAAACCAGATGAGGACAAGTGTCCATATAATGGAAGCCTGACAGTGGAGGACTTTAACAATAATTACTTAGCACAGCATGACGAGTGTGTGGATTCTCCAGACGAGGATGTCTTTAAAAAGAGTCACAGGAAagcaaagaaacagaaaacaccAAAGGACCAGGATGGATGTCAAAAAGAAGTACTGGAAAAGGTTGAATTCAAAGAGGATGACATGGATGATTCGGACGTTTCCAGGAAgaagaaaatcaacaaaagtGATAGAAAATCAAGAAGTAGTGACAGTTTGTCTGGAAACAGAAGCTCAGATGACAACCACCACAAATCAAGGTTTCATTCAAgggaaaaaatcaaaagaagCTCTGAAAGTGGAATATTTGAGtcagaaaaaaggtcaaataagAAACTAAAGACTTCAGATAAATCTTCAAAAGAAGGCAGACACTCTTTTTCATCTGACTCTGACGACAAACACTCAAAAGCTTTACGTCGAGCCAGTGCTAAAGATTGCAAGTACCCAGAGATAATGAGGCATTCAGAGGTCCAAAACCacaacaggaaaagaaaaagaaaaggcaaagagaaacacagaaccaAAGTGTCTGACTTAGTGGagcacaaaaatgaaaagcacaaagaggaagaaagtgaaTCTGAGCAGCCCTCCATGTCTTTTGAATCCTACTTAAATTATGACGTGAACATTtgcaagagaaaagaaaaacctgCAGTGAAGAAAACGgcccaaaaatgtaaaactgcaataaaaaaagaagaaataaaagtttctgATATAAAGTCAGCTGAAATGGATTCTGCTGTTGCCTTTCCAAAACAG GAGTCTTTCATGGACCTGATTAACGTTCCTCTACCTGCTGTTCTCCCTGAATGTGAAAAACCTTCCTGTATGGACTATTATGAGAAGAAAG TTGAGAAGGAGCCTGATTTGTGTGACGAGGAGAGTGCAGGTTTCACTGGTCAGCGCTTGAACAAGAAGATGCAGGTTTACTCTGGAAACAAGACCGTTTTCCTCCCAGCCATGATGAGCCTGCACCAGCAGTGTATCCGCACACTCCAGAATAATATCAACT TGCTTTATGACACTGGAGGAGTCCCATTTGACATTCTGGAGCCGGTGCTGGAGAGGTGTACCCCCGAGCAGCTGCTACGCATCGAAGAATGCAACCCA atCTATGTTGGAGAGACAGACAACCTGTGGGGTAAACATTGTCAGAGAGACTTTAAAGACTCCAGACTTCTAGAGTATGAATCCTGGAAGGAGATGTACATGAGGCTGTCTGAAGAGAGGGAAATAAAACTCCAAAGACTGACAAAAAGCATTGTCTCTTCACAATCAAAGAAACCCAAAG GTCGGCAGGTGAAGATGGCGTTTATTCACACCGTTGCAAAGCCACCGAGAGACGTGCGAATCCAGCAGGAAATTCATGGAACTGCAGTTCAGCAGCCTCAGCAGCTCAGGTGTAG TGTAAAAACTCAGGACAGCAGACCAAGGATGATCTGTGATGAACCCAGCAGGACCAGCAGTACCAGTTCAGGGACTGGAAATACACAAGACCCTCGCAAAAAATCGA GGGTTGCTCCAATGATGGCAAAGTCCTTAAAGGCATTCAAGAAACAGCTGGGACGCAGATAA
- the eloal gene encoding elongin A, like isoform X2, whose protein sequence is MMACSSDVVKKVMRFKLQLTDTAESATVVKILQKLKNLEITLDILAETGIGKTVNSLRRHEQAGEFAKSLVRGWKRLIPKESTSQTEGGEALKSLSIKEKPDEDKCPYNGSLTVEDFNNNYLAQHDECVDSPDEDVFKKSHRKAKKQKTPKDQDGCQKEVLEKVEFKEDDMDDSDVSRKKKINKSDRKSRSSDSLSGNRSSDDNHHKSRFHSREKIKRSSESGIFESEKRSNKKLKTSDKSSKEGRHSFSSDSDDKHSKALRRASAKDCKYPEIMRHSEVQNHNRKRKRKGKEKHRTKVSDLVEHKNEKHKEEESESEQPSMSFESYLNYDVNICKRKEKPAVKKTAQKCKTAIKKEEIKVSDIKSAEMDSAVAFPKQESFMDLINVPLPAVLPECEKPSFEKEPDLCDEESAGFTGQRLNKKMQVYSGNKTVFLPAMMSLHQQCIRTLQNNINLLYDTGGVPFDILEPVLERCTPEQLLRIEECNPIYVGETDNLWGKHCQRDFKDSRLLEYESWKEMYMRLSEEREIKLQRLTKSIVSSQSKKPKGRQVKMAFIHTVAKPPRDVRIQQEIHGTAVQQPQQLRCSVKTQDSRPRMICDEPSRTSSTSSGTGNTQDPRKKSRVAPMMAKSLKAFKKQLGRR, encoded by the exons ATGATGGCCTGCAGCTCTGATGTGGTGAAGAAAGTCATGAGGTTCAAACTTCAGCTCACAGACACAGCAGAGTCTGCCACG GTTGTAAAAATTTTGCAGAAACTCAAAAATCTGGAAATCACATTAGACATTCTTGCA GAAACTGGAATTGGCAAAACGGTTAACTCTTTACGAAGACATGAACAAGCAGGAGAATTTGCAAAGTCGCTTGTGAGAGGCTGGAAAAGATTGATCCCTAAAGAATCCACAAG CCAAACAGAGGGTGGAGAGGCGTTGAAGAGTTTGTCTATCAAAGAAAAACCAGATGAGGACAAGTGTCCATATAATGGAAGCCTGACAGTGGAGGACTTTAACAATAATTACTTAGCACAGCATGACGAGTGTGTGGATTCTCCAGACGAGGATGTCTTTAAAAAGAGTCACAGGAAagcaaagaaacagaaaacaccAAAGGACCAGGATGGATGTCAAAAAGAAGTACTGGAAAAGGTTGAATTCAAAGAGGATGACATGGATGATTCGGACGTTTCCAGGAAgaagaaaatcaacaaaagtGATAGAAAATCAAGAAGTAGTGACAGTTTGTCTGGAAACAGAAGCTCAGATGACAACCACCACAAATCAAGGTTTCATTCAAgggaaaaaatcaaaagaagCTCTGAAAGTGGAATATTTGAGtcagaaaaaaggtcaaataagAAACTAAAGACTTCAGATAAATCTTCAAAAGAAGGCAGACACTCTTTTTCATCTGACTCTGACGACAAACACTCAAAAGCTTTACGTCGAGCCAGTGCTAAAGATTGCAAGTACCCAGAGATAATGAGGCATTCAGAGGTCCAAAACCacaacaggaaaagaaaaagaaaaggcaaagagaaacacagaaccaAAGTGTCTGACTTAGTGGagcacaaaaatgaaaagcacaaagaggaagaaagtgaaTCTGAGCAGCCCTCCATGTCTTTTGAATCCTACTTAAATTATGACGTGAACATTtgcaagagaaaagaaaaacctgCAGTGAAGAAAACGgcccaaaaatgtaaaactgcaataaaaaaagaagaaataaaagtttctgATATAAAGTCAGCTGAAATGGATTCTGCTGTTGCCTTTCCAAAACAG GAGTCTTTCATGGACCTGATTAACGTTCCTCTACCTGCTGTTCTCCCTGAATGTGAAAAACCTTCCT TTGAGAAGGAGCCTGATTTGTGTGACGAGGAGAGTGCAGGTTTCACTGGTCAGCGCTTGAACAAGAAGATGCAGGTTTACTCTGGAAACAAGACCGTTTTCCTCCCAGCCATGATGAGCCTGCACCAGCAGTGTATCCGCACACTCCAGAATAATATCAACT TGCTTTATGACACTGGAGGAGTCCCATTTGACATTCTGGAGCCGGTGCTGGAGAGGTGTACCCCCGAGCAGCTGCTACGCATCGAAGAATGCAACCCA atCTATGTTGGAGAGACAGACAACCTGTGGGGTAAACATTGTCAGAGAGACTTTAAAGACTCCAGACTTCTAGAGTATGAATCCTGGAAGGAGATGTACATGAGGCTGTCTGAAGAGAGGGAAATAAAACTCCAAAGACTGACAAAAAGCATTGTCTCTTCACAATCAAAGAAACCCAAAG GTCGGCAGGTGAAGATGGCGTTTATTCACACCGTTGCAAAGCCACCGAGAGACGTGCGAATCCAGCAGGAAATTCATGGAACTGCAGTTCAGCAGCCTCAGCAGCTCAGGTGTAG TGTAAAAACTCAGGACAGCAGACCAAGGATGATCTGTGATGAACCCAGCAGGACCAGCAGTACCAGTTCAGGGACTGGAAATACACAAGACCCTCGCAAAAAATCGA GGGTTGCTCCAATGATGGCAAAGTCCTTAAAGGCATTCAAGAAACAGCTGGGACGCAGATAA